In Tenacibaculum pacificus, a single window of DNA contains:
- the alr gene encoding alanine racemase, which yields MNNHVTILEIDAKSIQHNLAYFKQKLKPETKILAVVKAFGYGSESTEIAKLLEDKVDYFAVAYSNEGIILREAGIKTPILVLHPQLQNLKDIVKYRLEPSLYNFKIFDAFLKLADEKPLMNYPVHIKFNTGLNRLGFWHSDTPTLISELKKSNNIKVESIFSHLAASEDPNEQEFTIGQINNFAYIVKQIYQHLGYKPMIHILNTSGVINYPQAQFDMVRIGIGLYGFANNKKETAQLKNTHSLKSIISQIHIIQPGETVGYNRAFVATKPTRSATIPIGHADGISRKLGNKEGFVFVNNTPVPIIGNVCMDMIMVDVSKIECNEGDEVILFNHQQHIEYIAHKCETIPYETLTAISQRVKRMVKH from the coding sequence ATGAATAATCACGTAACTATTTTAGAAATTGATGCTAAGTCAATACAACATAATCTTGCTTATTTTAAGCAAAAACTAAAACCTGAAACTAAAATTTTAGCTGTCGTAAAAGCTTTTGGTTACGGTAGTGAATCAACAGAAATCGCCAAATTACTAGAAGATAAAGTTGATTATTTTGCTGTTGCATATTCAAATGAAGGAATTATTTTACGTGAAGCAGGTATTAAAACACCTATTTTAGTATTACATCCGCAACTTCAAAATCTAAAGGATATTGTAAAATATCGACTAGAACCAAGTTTATACAACTTTAAAATATTTGATGCTTTTTTAAAATTAGCAGATGAAAAACCATTAATGAACTATCCTGTTCATATCAAATTTAACACTGGTTTAAATAGATTAGGCTTTTGGCATAGTGATACACCAACACTTATTTCTGAATTAAAAAAATCGAACAATATAAAGGTTGAATCTATTTTTTCTCATTTAGCAGCAAGCGAAGATCCAAATGAACAAGAATTTACTATTGGACAGATAAATAACTTTGCCTATATCGTAAAACAAATTTATCAACATTTAGGTTACAAGCCTATGATTCATATTTTAAATACTTCTGGAGTTATTAATTACCCACAAGCTCAGTTTGATATGGTACGTATCGGTATTGGTTTATATGGTTTTGCAAATAATAAAAAAGAAACTGCACAACTAAAAAACACACATAGCTTAAAATCTATTATTTCACAAATACATATTATTCAACCAGGTGAAACTGTTGGTTATAACAGGGCTTTTGTTGCTACTAAACCAACCCGTAGTGCTACAATACCTATTGGACATGCCGACGGAATTTCTCGTAAATTAGGTAATAAAGAAGGTTTTGTCTTTGTTAATAATACTCCTGTACCAATTATAGGAAATGTTTGTATGGACATGATTATGGTTGATGTTAGTAAAATTGAATGTAATGAAGGTGATGAAGTTATCCTTTTTAATCACCAACAACATATAGAATATATTGCTCATAAATGTGAAACTATTCCTTATGAAACACTTACTGCTATTTCACAACGTGTAAAAAGAATGGTTAAACACTAA
- a CDS encoding glycosyltransferase, which yields MSDKNREMKYIFCMKWGTLYGPEYVNRLYAMVKKNLSYDFKMVCFTDDNTGIIDEVDCYEIPEMKIRTDIPERMWKKLTTLKDDLYGLEGTALFLDLDIVIVDKIDCFFDVDGSFRIIKDHSWRSWRITGNSSVYRFDIGKHGYVFNDFIKNFDEIRKIHRNEQEYLTHSINDNSSLQYWDKKWCPSFKYDCVSRFPLAFWKKPVIPAGAKIIIFHGEINPHNAIKGGRGKWYRYVRPAPWVADYWIK from the coding sequence ATGAGTGATAAGAATAGAGAGATGAAGTATATATTTTGCATGAAATGGGGTACGTTATACGGACCTGAATATGTAAATAGATTATACGCTATGGTGAAAAAGAATTTATCATATGATTTTAAAATGGTTTGTTTTACCGATGATAATACTGGTATTATAGATGAGGTTGATTGTTACGAGATTCCAGAAATGAAAATTCGTACAGATATACCTGAAAGAATGTGGAAAAAGTTAACAACCCTAAAAGATGATTTATACGGGCTTGAAGGAACAGCGCTTTTTTTAGATTTAGATATTGTTATTGTTGATAAAATTGATTGCTTTTTTGATGTTGATGGTTCTTTTAGAATAATTAAAGATCATAGTTGGAGATCTTGGAGAATAACAGGAAATTCATCTGTTTATAGGTTTGATATCGGTAAGCACGGATATGTTTTTAATGATTTTATTAAAAATTTTGATGAGATAAGGAAAATCCACAGAAATGAGCAAGAGTATTTAACACACAGTATTAATGATAATTCAAGTCTTCAATATTGGGATAAAAAATGGTGTCCTAGTTTTAAATATGATTGTGTTTCTAGGTTTCCATTAGCTTTTTGGAAGAAACCAGTAATACCTGCTGGTGCAAAAATTATAATTTTTCACGGAGAAATTAATCCACATAACGCTATAAAAGGAGGACGAGGTAAATGGTACAGATATGTTCGCCCTGCACCTTGGGTTGCTGATTACTGGATTAAATAG
- the nusA gene encoding transcription termination factor NusA — protein sequence MENIALIESFSEFKDNKSIDRVTLMSILEEVFRAALKRRFGSDENFDIIINPDKGDLEIWRNRIVVADGFSEDDNEEIELAEARRIEPDFEIGEDVSEEVKLIDLGRRAILALRQNLISKIQEHDSTNIFKQFKDLEGEIYSAEVHHIRHNAVILLDDEGNEIVLPKSEQIRSDFFRKGDSVRGVIKSVELRGNKPAIILSRTSPDFLVKLFEQEIPEVFDGLITIEGVARIPGDKAKVAVDSYDDRIDPVGACVGVKGSRIHGIVRELGNENIDVINYTKNEALFVARALSPAKVTSVDIKPYEEERNGKKGRVSVLLKPEEVSKAIGRSGVNIRLASELTGYEIDVQREGLEEEDVELTEFSDEIEAWVIAEFNKIGLETAKSVLEKDVSMLVQRTDLEEETILDVQRVLREEFEE from the coding sequence ATGGAAAATATTGCGTTAATTGAGTCATTTTCAGAATTTAAAGATAATAAAAGTATAGATAGAGTAACTCTAATGTCTATCTTAGAGGAAGTTTTTCGTGCAGCATTAAAACGTAGGTTTGGATCAGATGAAAACTTTGATATAATTATTAACCCTGATAAAGGGGATTTAGAAATTTGGAGAAATAGAATTGTAGTAGCAGATGGTTTTTCTGAAGATGATAATGAAGAAATAGAGCTTGCAGAAGCACGAAGAATTGAGCCAGATTTTGAAATTGGTGAAGACGTATCTGAAGAAGTAAAATTAATAGATTTAGGAAGACGTGCTATTTTAGCCTTACGCCAAAATTTAATTTCTAAAATACAAGAACACGATAGCACAAATATCTTTAAGCAGTTTAAAGACTTAGAAGGAGAAATATATAGTGCAGAAGTTCATCATATTCGTCATAATGCAGTAATTTTGTTAGACGATGAAGGAAACGAAATTGTTTTGCCTAAAAGTGAGCAAATTCGTTCTGACTTTTTTAGAAAAGGAGATTCTGTTCGTGGAGTTATAAAGTCAGTAGAATTAAGAGGTAATAAACCTGCTATTATTTTATCAAGAACATCACCAGATTTCTTAGTGAAATTATTTGAACAAGAAATTCCTGAAGTTTTTGACGGATTAATTACCATAGAAGGTGTTGCAAGAATACCTGGTGATAAAGCAAAAGTAGCGGTAGATTCTTATGATGATAGAATTGACCCAGTAGGAGCTTGTGTTGGTGTAAAAGGATCTCGTATTCACGGTATTGTTCGTGAATTAGGAAACGAAAATATTGATGTAATCAATTATACCAAAAATGAAGCTTTATTTGTTGCAAGAGCATTAAGTCCTGCAAAAGTAACTTCAGTTGATATTAAGCCTTACGAAGAAGAAAGAAATGGTAAAAAAGGACGTGTAAGCGTTTTATTAAAGCCAGAAGAAGTATCAAAAGCAATTGGTCGTTCAGGAGTAAATATTCGTTTAGCTAGTGAGTTAACAGGATATGAAATTGACGTACAACGTGAAGGATTAGAAGAAGAAGATGTTGAGTTAACAGAATTTTCTGATGAAATAGAAGCTTGGGTAATTGCAGAATTTAATAAAATTGGTTTAGAAACGGCAAAGAGTGTACTTGAAAAAGACGTTTCAATGTTAGTGCAAAGAACTGACTTAGAAGAAGAAACAATATTAGATGTTCAGAGAGTTCTAAGAGAAGAGTTTGAAGAATAA
- the mscL gene encoding large conductance mechanosensitive channel protein MscL — translation MLKEFKDFAMKGNLVDIAVGFVMGAAFKQVVTSFTGGIVSPLIGLIFNANFKDLKYIAKEGIADAAGKVTGEVAILYGEFLTNVIDFVIVAFVMFMVVKGVNALKKKEVPAPEAPKGPSQEDLLAEIRDLLKK, via the coding sequence ATGCTTAAGGAATTTAAAGACTTTGCAATGAAAGGTAACTTAGTCGACATTGCTGTCGGTTTTGTTATGGGTGCTGCTTTTAAACAAGTAGTAACTTCTTTTACAGGTGGAATTGTATCTCCTTTAATCGGATTAATCTTTAACGCGAACTTTAAAGATTTGAAATACATCGCCAAAGAAGGTATTGCTGATGCAGCAGGAAAAGTAACTGGTGAAGTTGCTATTCTTTATGGAGAATTTTTAACAAATGTTATTGATTTTGTAATTGTTGCTTTTGTAATGTTTATGGTTGTAAAAGGTGTGAATGCTTTAAAGAAAAAAGAAGTACCTGCTCCTGAAGCTCCAAAAGGACCAAGTCAGGAAGATTTATTAGCTGAAATTAGAGACTTATTAAAAAAGTAA
- the rimP gene encoding ribosome assembly cofactor RimP — protein MNQEKVRELLDEALQENQSLYLIDLQFLANSKIKVIVDGDSGVPLNECMRISRKIEHNLDREDEDFSLEVTTPDIAHALTVKRQYKKNINRILKVKTATEEFEGTLSEATDQSITLCWKAREPKPIGKGKHTVEKIMTLLYQDISEAKVKIIF, from the coding sequence ATGAATCAAGAGAAAGTTAGAGAATTATTAGACGAAGCATTACAGGAAAATCAATCATTATATTTAATTGACTTGCAATTTTTAGCAAACAGTAAAATAAAAGTGATTGTTGATGGTGATTCAGGAGTCCCTTTAAATGAATGTATGCGTATTAGTAGAAAAATAGAGCATAATTTAGATAGAGAAGACGAAGATTTTTCTTTGGAAGTAACTACCCCTGATATTGCACATGCATTAACGGTTAAACGCCAGTATAAAAAGAATATAAATAGAATTCTGAAAGTTAAAACAGCAACTGAAGAATTTGAAGGTACGTTAAGCGAAGCAACTGATCAAAGTATTACATTATGTTGGAAAGCAAGAGAGCCTAAGCCAATAGGTAAAGGTAAGCATACGGTAGAGAAGATAATGACTTTGTTGTATCAAGATATTAGTGAAGCAAAAGTGAAGATCATATTTTAA
- a CDS encoding universal stress protein, with the protein MKKILLPIDFSKHSEYAAKLTSKIAKKTAGEIHLIHMVELPSGFKDMGSGANVTIPESMLYIKMIKEKIINYKNTFFPDFNNVKHAIRFQNPYEGIRDYSKKINADLIVMGSKGQTALEEIIIGSNTEKTVRNSEIPIIITKKDNDNFKLKKLVFASTFENDEAKALEGFLDFATKFKSKIYLLKVNTPNNFENTTDSINKIEAFVEKYKIDDYSIKIYNDTSVQDGILNFSNENDVDLVSLATHGRSGLSQFFNSSVSIDLSKNVLRPVLTLKV; encoded by the coding sequence ATGAAAAAAATATTACTTCCTATCGATTTCTCAAAGCATTCTGAATATGCTGCAAAACTAACTTCTAAAATAGCTAAAAAAACAGCTGGTGAAATACACCTAATTCATATGGTGGAATTACCTAGTGGATTTAAAGATATGGGATCAGGTGCAAACGTAACTATCCCTGAAAGTATGTTATATATTAAAATGATTAAAGAAAAAATCATTAACTATAAGAACACCTTTTTTCCTGATTTTAATAATGTAAAACATGCTATTCGTTTTCAAAACCCGTATGAAGGAATTAGAGATTATTCTAAAAAAATTAATGCAGACTTAATTGTTATGGGTTCTAAAGGTCAAACGGCTTTAGAAGAAATTATAATTGGTTCAAATACTGAAAAAACGGTTAGAAATTCTGAAATACCTATAATTATAACTAAAAAAGATAACGATAATTTTAAATTAAAGAAACTAGTTTTCGCTTCTACCTTTGAAAATGATGAAGCAAAAGCACTTGAGGGATTTTTAGATTTTGCAACAAAGTTTAAAAGTAAAATTTATTTATTAAAGGTAAACACACCTAATAACTTTGAAAACACAACTGACTCTATAAATAAAATTGAAGCGTTTGTTGAAAAATATAAAATAGATGATTATTCTATTAAAATATACAATGACACATCAGTTCAAGATGGTATTTTAAATTTTTCTAACGAAAACGATGTTGACTTAGTTTCATTAGCAACTCATGGAAGAAGTGGTTTATCTCAATTTTTTAATTCGAGTGTTTCTATAGATTTATCGAAAAATGTTTTAAGACCTGTTTTAACTCTGAAAGTATAA
- a CDS encoding thymidine kinase, giving the protein MFLENTVNNTGQFGWIEVICGSMFSGKTEELIRRLKRAEFAKQRVEIFKPAIDTRYDEHQVVSHDATKIRSTPVPSSSNIRLLANNVDVVGIDEAQFFDDGIVAVCNDLANSGIRVIVAGLDMDFKGNPFGPMPALMATAEYVTKVHAVCTHTGNLAHYSHRKAANDDLVLLGELQEYEPLSRAAYYKAVQEQHKKKENLSDE; this is encoded by the coding sequence ATGTTTCTCGAAAATACAGTAAATAACACAGGACAATTTGGCTGGATAGAAGTAATATGTGGCTCAATGTTTTCAGGAAAAACTGAAGAATTAATTCGCAGACTTAAACGTGCCGAATTTGCAAAGCAACGTGTCGAAATTTTTAAACCAGCAATAGATACTCGTTATGATGAGCATCAAGTAGTATCTCACGATGCTACCAAAATTAGATCGACACCAGTTCCTTCTTCTTCAAATATTAGATTATTAGCTAACAATGTTGATGTTGTTGGTATTGATGAAGCTCAATTTTTTGATGATGGAATTGTAGCGGTTTGCAACGATTTAGCTAATAGTGGAATTCGTGTTATTGTAGCAGGTTTAGACATGGATTTTAAAGGAAACCCTTTCGGGCCAATGCCTGCATTAATGGCTACTGCCGAATATGTTACAAAAGTACACGCTGTTTGCACACATACAGGTAACTTAGCACATTACAGTCATAGAAAAGCAGCTAATGATGACCTAGTTTTATTAGGTGAATTACAAGAATACGAACCGTTAAGTAGAGCCGCTTATTACAAAGCTGTACAAGAACAACATAAAAAGAAAGAAAATTTATCAGATGAATAA